The genomic segment ATGGTGTAATCCTCGAAACAATTTCTCAATTTATCAACCGACAGTACTTTATGAAAAATTAATTGTGAAATTTAATATAAACTTTATATAATAACTCGATCTCAATGACAATTGAAGAAAGGATACAAGAGGTTAATCTTACGATAAGATATTATCAATAAGAAAAGGTAAAAAATTCAATTGCGCCAAAGTTTTGATTCATAGAATCCATAACTATGTCTTTCTGATAATAATTTGAACTAATattattgcggatttgttattacGATCTCTCTTTCTTGTCAAAAGTTTGACTGCAATAAATCTTTAAAGGAAAGTTGATACGAGTCCCATACATAACGTTTTAAATTGGCATTCGTTATCTTGATGCCAAATCCAAAATAAATCGAGTTCCAATTTCATTCACATCAAAATTTGTCAGATTAACATCCATATTCATTCTTCAATGCTCCCCTAGATTGATCGCTGATAGTTTCTTGGCTAAATCATGATTTGCAGGAGAGCTTCCAAAGTCTACATCAATAGTCCATGTCATCGGAAGCGTCAACTCCCTGGAATCGAAACCACGAAAATAAACATCAAAACAAAGTACCAAAGAGGAAACAGCCAGCCTTGCGGAGAACGCCagaggaaagaaagaaacttGCTCACCCTTCAACTCTCTTGCGGAGGCAACGGTTGATGCGATTCAGAGTGTAGTTTCCAATCACAAGATCGAGTTTCTTCGACAATTTCGGTATCTTCGTTTTTGGTAAAACATCCCATATCTTGACGACTTGAGTCTCCGTCGAATGATCATCCTGAAGGATGTCTGTGGTCCATATCAGTTGTAATTTCCCCTTTACTCCATAGAGCTGCATTAACTGTGAAGAAGCTCCATCCATGTTACAAAAGGTATCGTCCTTGCTCTTTTTACGCCAGCCATTTGACAGCTTCACCACCAGAGAGATCACTTCTTCATGGATCCCTGTTCGTCGAAATTTTTTCATGGAATCTTTGAATTCACTGCTGAATTGAACCTGGGACGAACGAAAGGTTTATAATCAAGTTCAAGACTAGTCAAGGCCGAGGTTCTAACGGATGGCATGATGGCAAGTACCTTCCACTTAGACGTTTTGAAGAGAACGGAATTCATATCAAACAGTGAATTCATCTGGCCGAGCTCGATCAGAGCATTGTTAATTGCAAGAGCCAAGCTCATGTTATCACAAGCATTGTAAAAGCAACCGCGGCGTTTGGCATCAAGGACCAACTTTTTCCAAATAGAGCCGCTGTTTGACAAGGTGGCACCATTCCCTAATATCCAGAGGCAGAACCTGTAAACATACGTGTGCAAAAACATGGAATTATTTTGTCAAAAAACAGGAATAATGAATCCGATAATTAGCTCTGGTAGTGTATATGTTACTTGGCTCGGGTCAGTGCTACGTTGGCCCGTTGGCAATTCGATAGAAACCCCACAGATCCATTCCCATTGCAACGAACAGTGGAGATTATTATAATGTCTTCTTCGCCACCCTGAAAACCATCAACAGAACGCACATTGACCGAAAATTCGTCATTCGCGTTCGTGCTGTAACTGCTTCCTAGTCTCTTTTCAATTGCGGCAACTTGAGCCTTGTATGGTGATATGCAACCAACACGAACTTTTTTCTTTAATGCAATCGATTCTATGAAAAAAGAAGTAAAGCTGGTGAGGATTCATGTCTATATATATCGGAGAAAGACAATGGAGAATTTGATTTGAAGAAACACTTTCTCTTTTTTAAGTTCGGCGATATTGTCTGATGCCAATGTAACGAAAACTCTAGTTATTATTTCTTTTATTCCAGATAGGAAtttaatatcaagaataatacCTTTATAAAGTTGGGACAAAATCTCAACCAACACGGAGACCTCCACCATATTTCTCCTGCTATGCTTATCATCAAAATTTTCCCTTCCCTGTGTCACATCTATGAAGGAGTAAGAGCCAAACATTTTTGCTTTGAGGTATGACCGAGCAAAAGATCTTTGTAAGACATTTCTTCCGTCAATTAGTTGTTTGTTGTAGAACTCCATATTTGGAAACAAGCTTATCGAAGGATCCATCCTATACTGCACGTTGAGAAGGTGCTTGCCTTGTCCCAGAGTCACAAGTCTCTCGAACAAACTCCTTCCAAACACGGCTCTCTCGCAAAGCTACCAAATATCCAAGAAAAGTGTTACATACAGAAATGAAATCTTTAAGATGACACGATCAGTAAAGAAAGCAAATTTGATTTCAAAAACCTTGCTTTGAACCATTGCTGGAAGTTGTTTCTCATCCCCAACAAGAATAGCATGGCGGAGACCGGGTAACTGTAATGGAATAGAGGATTCACATTCTTTGAGCTGTGCAGCTTCATCAATAATCACTAACTGGAATGGTGCCATCCCTTTTCTCTGCAATTTGGCTGAACTTGAGGCAGTGCAGAAAACTAAACAAGCATTTTGTAAACAAAAGTTCCGAATGTGATCATAATCAGAGAACTTTGGGACCGAAAAAGTTGCAGCAAGGATTTTCATTACTGCCACACACTGCATCACTTTGCTATCACTGGTGACATCCATATGAATTGGCAATCTTTGAATTTTTTGCAGCATATCGAGAACAATGACCATGTTGTTTACTACTTCAAACGGAAGACATGAAGTAGGCATATGGGTGTATAGCCCTGTTATGCAATGCACTAGCTGCTCCCTTAACGTGTTGAATATTTTCGTGAAAAATTCCTCAAATGTCAACAAAACGTTCTCTTCTGTTGCGACCCTTTTGTCCTGTTCACCACCTGTGGGTAGGCCACTTGAATGAGGCGGCTTCTTTTCCTTcgaatttttcttcttctcctTTAGCCCACGAGTGATTAACTCTTTCCAGAAGTTTCTTTTTGGTGTTCCATTCCAACTTTCATGATTTATTTCATTCTCAGTCTCATTTATCTCCTCCTGATCCACACCAGTATTGGACCCATCCTTATCTTCATCTATTTCTTTTGCTTGGTATCGTTTATACTGGCCTTGGGGATCTTCAAGTAAGCCTATCATTGATTCTAAACTACCTTTCCATCCAGTTAGAGGGTTAAAACAATGAGCTAAAACAAATACACGGTGATcaagaaaaaaatcataaagGTCATCTTGATCAAGAATATTCATTCTTTTCTTATTACCAAACAGAACTACATCACCCAATCCATAAGTATCGTATTTTAGCGTTCCGCTTAGCAAACTCATCAAACGTTTTGCAACCCCTAGCACGGCAACATTAGTTGGAGCACAAGTCAATGTCCTACATTTCATCCTTAAAAGGGAAACTACTAAAACAGAAATAGTCTTCGTTTTTCCAGTTCCTGGAGGACCCCATATTAGCTTCACAGTATTTTCATGCAGACAATTTGTGGTGGTAATGCAATTCAAAACAGCAGCCTTTTGGGAGTCCCCAAGTCCCATAGAGTCGATGGAGTCCATTGAATCAGAAATATGAGAGCGCCCAATCTTGTTAGAAGAACAAAGATTACAATCTCCTTTCGACTGTACATGATaccaacaaaataataataaataacatTTTGGCAGCATATATAATATTGTAGCTTCCAAAAAATAGAAACAACGGTTACTAAATTCTTACAGATGGATCAACTCTAAGCACAGAGTTGATCATGCTCATATTTCCTCCATGCCTGTCAGCATGCAAAGCTTGCCATATCCGCATGTTAGTCGTCAAGTTTGTGAGATGAACGATAAAAAGTCTATCCACCTTGTCTCTCTTTTCCTCGTAtcctttttcaaaaaaaatagaTTTGGAAGATAGGACATTGATCTTAAATGAATCCCCATTCTTGCCTTGAACTAAAGCGATAACATATGGCCTTTTAGGCCTATTTAAGTCATCAACACATTTCGGTTTTACGTCTGTCAAGGCCATTAAATCTCCAAACCCAGGTTCATACAAACCTGGACCTGATTTACATGTCAACTCATAAAACAGGTTGTTCGGGGGCTTGAAATATTTCTGTTTTTTGACACCGAAAACTTCACAAGCTGGTGCACGACTTAGAGTCGTAAAATTCGATCGCAAATCTGCACGCGTTTCTTCTATAAGTGGATAGAGGAATGACTTCAGGTAGTGATCTGCTGATAAGAATGTGTCCGGAATTCGATTAACCTGCCGAAGAATTTACAAATCATTAACAACAGGAAGAATCTTGACTCCCACAAACTCAAAACCCCGTGCACTACGTAAAATATCGAATTTCATGCATATACTATATTTGGGCTCCACCCCGCAAAACAAACACCACCACCTTTGTCATTAGACAACATATACATGCATCAAAATCAGAATTAGAAAAACAAACAAATCATGGATAAAAATCTATACTTATAAGGTTGGGATCGTGAAACCTTATTCCTGTAAAGATCTTTGTTCATGATATCTGCTATCGACCAAGAAAAAACATGTTCGATCAACCCTTGTCCTTTATCTTCCTTTTCCTTAGTCACATTCTTCTTCATATTCCCTTTTCCTCTTCTTTTAGTCCCTTCCATGATAAACGTAAATCCGAGAAAACCCACCTCTTCTTTCACAGTTTTTTCCTCTAGGGAGAATAGGAATGTGCAAAAATGGGAGGGAGCGGAGAATACCGAGGGACTGACCAGTTGACGCTTGGCTAGTAAGCTAAATGCTGGCTATGGAAGAATCGAAGAGAATGCACTTCATGTTGGGCATTCAAACGAGGAAGCCAGAAAGGCGCTACAAAGTTGGGGAGTTGAAGGGGTGAAGATTCAAGATTATACATATATGTATGCATataatgtgtatatatatataaatatgaaaGACTTTCATATTCGTAATATGCAGCCAAATGTATTAATTTAACACACAAATAAACTTCGATAAGTAGAATACgacaaattaaaatatgtataaatataaatacttgtgcgcgATATTTACGAGCAAAATGTTCACTAGAAAATTGTAAATAGTTTATAAAAACAAATGCCAATGACACTTATGAAAACTATCTTCCTTAAcaactcaaataaataaattgcaTCCAAAATAGCCATACCCAAAATCACATATGCAAATACAGTATCACCTAAACCGGAGCCACAAATAATTCTTCAACCACCACTGTATACGAGTGTTGTTTTCGGGTGTCTTCAATATTACACGACAACATAGTACATATCGTGAGTTAATCACACAAACTCTTCACCAGAGTAAATCGTTATTCTTCGTGTTAAGTTTTTCTGCTCTCCGTTTTAGCTTTCAAAAACCATACACTGTCGTAATGCTAAtctcttatttatttattctctTTAACCAAGAGTTCATTCCATAAAAGAGTCATATATTAtatgaaaataagagtttttgttaaagataaaatatatatggataaaataaatcaaatcttgGCAacctaaaaatattttgatattataaaaaaaaatttaaagaataTATATCCTTTTCAACATGCACTATATGTATTTAtacaaggcaaaaacttgtgtgagacggtctcacgggtcgtatctgtgagacggatctcttatttgggtctcacataaaaaagtattactttttatgctaaaagtattactttttattgtgaatatgggtagggttgactcgtctcacagattatgacccgtgagacggtctcacatgagactaactCTTTATACAATGAACTTTTCAATGATAAAAGGAAAAAAACACAACTTTTTCGACTGTCACCCACTTGCAACCAAATAATCGCTTTCCTGGTTTAATTTGTTTTTACTCGTTAATCGTTAtgaaattagtttttttttttaaaaaaaaaacaagaaacagTATTATTGCACCTAAATGGATCGATTATATAGTATTGGAATTGATTTAGAAAATGTTATATACATATCTTAAGTAACTACACATTTTCTGAATAACTCTGGCTCTTTTGAGTAGTATATACATGCAATTTCTTTACTGAAAACAGATTAGTTTGATAATATGTAAATTCGTTAAtgttgataaaattattttcaaactaatacacttaataaaaacatgatgTAGTAGCAAAATTAAATCCAAGtacattaaattttataaaactaTGAAGTGCGAAgttggtaaaaaaaaataaaagtgtaagtttcatattttattttaaaaaaattaaatattaatcacaTTTTCAATTAAATTCAATAATATGTAGATATATCTAAAGAGAACGCTAAACTAAGATATATTTTCAAACAAAAGAAGAAGATATATTTAATAGTTAAATAACATTAATTCCTCCTACACACAACAATACACATacacataaataaaaataaaatacatttaatttttatataaataaatatatcggTGTAAATAATACATTGACCTAGCAATAAGAACGAGACCTCAAGACTTTTAGGTAcgtaatttttaaattgttggtgaGAATGAATTTAATCAGATAGTTGAAAGTGTAGTTTTGAATTTGATCTTTTTTGCTTTTTACAAGGGAAATGGACGTGTATTTTCCTAATTTAGATACGTAATTTGATGTTATTGATACATTGACGAACCAAATCAGtcgatatataataaataaagtgTAGTTTTGATTTTGATCTCTTTGCTTTTTAACAATAAACAATATTGTTGTGTATCTTTCTATTTTAGATATGTAATTTGATGATTGCTACATTGAcggaaaataaattaatatataatagttGAAGTGTAGTTCTGATTTTGATCTCTTTGTCGTTCAACAAAAAAAACTAGTAAGTCAATAAATATGACTCAATTTAATATATAGTAATAGATAATATAATACAACAATAAATACAAAAACAGTAAATATAGCAGTAAATTTATGAATAAAAACTGGTCCACCAAAATAAGTGTTGGGAATAAGataataaaaagaatatttgaaTAACAGAGTAAAATGTGAAGTAAATGCATAGTTATTTGAAAATTCTCGGAAACACAGTCGTAAAATCTCCGTTACTTTCTCAAGAAACCTCACTAAATAAACACACCAAAAAAGAAGAGAGAAGAAAAGAAACCAGTTTTGGAGTtttattttgtgaaaaacaaAACATGGCTGGAGTTGAATTACTGCCGAAAGAATACGGCTGTGTGGTTTTTGTTCTTGTTCTCTACTGTTTTCTCAATTTTTGGATGGCCTCCCAAGTCGGCAGAGCCCGAAAGAAGTGCCGTTTCTCTCGTTTTACTTGGATTTAATTACGATGTCTTAGGCATTTAATCGAAAGCCCTTTTCTCGAGTTTAAGAGTTTCTGGGTTTTATCTTGTGTAGTTATGTTAATTTGATTGCAGGTACAAAGTGTTCTATCCGACAATGTATGTCACGGAAGCTGAGAACAAAGATGCTACGGTCTTTAACTGTGTTCaggttttttcttcttctttttttcagTCAATTTAATGCATCGCAAGATGCTGTTCAGttttttgtttccttttctttttttcaGGTTCATATTTTATGCTGTAGATCTCAtgtgatttaaaattttaaaaaataatattttgtataagAATATAATATAGCAATAGTAAAATTATTCCTCGGAATGATAAGCTGAATTAAGATAATTATTGTTTAAGGACATATGAAAACTTATGGAAATATATTTTCGATTAAGGttcaaaaattataatattttttgtttatgtTTTTTGGAATGAAAACAATCGAGAAAACATATCAAACTCTGCCTTTGGTTAGTCAAACAGACCCCTTTATTAAGTAAAACTTTTTGAGCAAATTACATTTGTATTCGAACTCGCCAATGATTGTAAGTGTTGTCCTTTAGGTGATGATGATTATTTGGTTGATAAATAATGTGGATTGAAATTTTTTTGGTGCAGAGGGGGCACCAGAATTCCTTGGAAATGATgccaatgtttttcatgttgaTGATATTGGGAGGGATCAGGCATCCTGTGATTTGTGCATCACTAGGGGTTGCTTACAGTGTTTCACGCATTTGCTATTTCAAAGGCTATTCCACCGGTGATCCACAGAAATGTCTTTCATTTGGGTTTGTTTCTTTCATCAACTTCTCTTTGATCGGTATTCAGAACTTATGATTGATGGTATTGCATTCCAAATATGAAGATATATCTTTTCTTTATTCATGATATGTCTAACTATTGGATCTTTGTAGGCAATTCTGTCATGCTTTACTTCAATTATGTTTAATATGCATATTGTGAGTAGAAAAAGAACATAAATCTTAATCTCTTTTTTAACTAGCTAATTCATGACTTTTGACATTGAGTTATTCATATAATACCTTAATTTTTAAGGGGATTAGGTTTGAATGTTAGAATCACAAAATGAACATTCAACCTACCATCTTAAAAGGGATTTGAAGAAAATCAATATAAATTGTTAATTGAGACGTTTTGCTCTAAAAAAACTATTATGATTGATGCAAACAACTGCTGAAGaggttggttttttttttaagagaAAATAGATCGAGGTGAGTGGTAAAGGAGGCAAAATATTTGGTGAGACCACAGCGAGGGAGAACCACTGGGTGTCACTGAGGTCCGAACGGATTTTCTTCTTATTATGACATTCTTTGTTCTTTAGgatttttattttgtacatGATGTAGAAAAAATCGGGTCTATTCCCTTTTCCATGATGATGTTTGCGTGGTGCATGATATTCCTATATTACTATAAGTCAATGTGTtcacaatctgatcaatttccTTTCTTCAGTGTTGATAGAAGTGGACTTATGGTTGATGAGTTTTCAGGAATCATGATAAACTGATTGATTTTGTTTTGGAACAGGGTGGAGCCTAGGCTAAGTAGTAACTCTAGTCAGTGTTGGGCTTCAACTACAttagtttatattatttgaGCTCGACTGCATGTCCTTGTTGGTTGCACCACACTTTGTTTCTAAGTTTTATATATGCATGTCGACCTTAATCATTCAAAGCGCCACATTATGGCTTGCGGAGAAGTGCTGTTCTAGTCTAGGCATGATCCTTTAGGGAAACAGGATTGTTGTGTGCCTCTAAAGGTTCCAAGGCACTTGTGTGCATTGTTATAAGAATATGATGCCAATGATTAGCTTACCCTTCATTATATCATCATGTGTGCTTTATAAGCATTTCTCTCATTTTTACCAAGATGACAATTGATAATTTTTCTGTGCGCAGGAAATACGGATTCTTGGCTGTGCTGGGGCTCATGATTTGCGCAATTTCGTGTGGCGTGCATTTACTCACTGCATGATCAAGGATCTGCTCAAGGAAGATGATACTGTTACATATATGACATTTTACTATTCTTTTGTTTCATACTAGAGTTGAAACTTTTTTGCTTCTGTGAGCAAATAGTTTGGTGAtagtatatttatataaaataaacgaAGCTAGAATGATTTATGAATGCCTGTTCATTTTCATTCTCAGTAAGGGCAATATATTGATACTTTCTAGTGTATCCCTTGATGCATCTATGTACTTACTTCATGACATCCATGCCTCTCCATTTAGCTATATAAACTAATCGAACAAATTCATGAATTTTTCGAGCCGACTTGATTATGAATCATAATCGAAATGTTTAAACTTAAGCTGCCTTCAATATATTTATTACTTTGATAATTATCTAAAACTAGACAAGATAACAAAATTCCAACAACAATACGATAATTTAACTTAAACCGAacgaatcagatatgagttAATTAATAAATGCTGGTTTTGAGCAAAAACATATCTAATTGCTATCCGCAAGATCCttaaaagattttaaatttgttttactgataaaaaaaattgtgtagTAATGCATCTAATATCAAATTTCAGAATTTGAACCATATAAAGTTTGACGCGATGTGGAAATTGGAATCAagtattgtaattaattaacttaaTGATGCTTATGAAATTTAAACAAACTTTCAAAGATTAAAAGAAAACATTATGatccataaaaaaaaacattatgaaAGAAATCTGAGTCACGTGGCGTACTGAAATTGCAGTATGTGGtcctaaatttaatatttttcggACAGAGAGGAgacataatttaaatataacGGCTTGCCCGCTCGCTCTCCCCTGCCAAAATTTGAATTGGCTCTCTCTCCACAAAAAAGTTGAATTCGATGGATTTCTTGAACAGTGTACCTCTTTTTCTCCCTCTGTGCCTCTCTCATTCCCATTCTTTCCCAACCGTTTAATCTCCCGTTTCCGATCTGTTTTTGTGAATAATTGTGTCGTTTTCACCCCGGCCATCTGTGTAAAAATGGGTAGTTGTTTGAGCAAGAAGAGAGTTTGTGTttcatcatcttcttcttcctctATTGCGCATTCAAACCAGCCTGAAAGGTTCAAATCTAATACCCAATTGGAGAAGAACAAGGTAGAAGAAGAAACGGTGAAGAACGAAATTTTCATCATCAAACATAGGCAAAGCCGTGACAGATCTTTACAGAGTGATGCAGAAGGGAAGCGAGATGCAGAGAACGGTGAAGAATCGGGCGAAAAGTGTCGTAGTGTGAGTGGTAATTCTGGTGCGGGTAATGGAGTTGAGATTACTTCTGGAGGAGGAGGGGTGAGGACTTCCAGTTGTACGAAGGAAGAGCTGGACGCCATTTTGATACAGTGCGGCAGGCTCAGCCGGAGCTCCTCCACGGGGAAGGCGTATCTCTCTGAAAGTTGTGGGAAGAAGTACTCTGGATCGAAGAGAAGTTTTGATTTCGAAGCTGAGAGCGGTGGGGTTGAGGGTAATGGTGCTGACGTTGATGGAGATGAGCGTGATGGTGTGTCAGGCCCAGGGAGTGAGAGCCGTCGCCACCGCCACCGGAGTCGTCAGCCTAGTGGCCGGCGGAGGACACCCAGTAGGGAGAGGGAAAGGCGGGTGAGCAAATCTCCTGGTCGGAGATCTGATTCTCCAGCTCCTACCGGGGGGGCTAATTCATGCCCCTCCATTTCTGGTTCCAAGCCGGCGAAGATGGTCTCTGTACCCGCCACCGAGAAGAGCGGTAATGGATGCGCGGAACCCTATTTAGCTATGACCGTTAAAAGGATTCAAGTGAAGAGAAATGCTGGTGGGGATGGGGCTGTGCCTTCGAGAACCGCATCATCTCCTCGTACTCAATCCCCTGCAAGAATAAAGGCTTCAAACGAGAATCAGAATGTGAATCTTGGACAAGTCCAGCAGCCCTTGCCACTCAGCCGAAGCAATTCGAGGAAGGCAGAAATTTCCCCTTACAGGAAAAATCCCCTTAATGAGATTGACACCAACATTGTATTGCAGGTGAGCCTTTGTTTTAGTACCAAGTTGTTTGAAACTGTCTTGCATTTTTCATAGTAACGATTTTCAGTGTAATATCAAGTAGCAGTATCTGTTTAGAGAGTTTCTTGAAGCGGACTTAGGCAAGACAAGATTTTTGCAACTAAACTATATGAGAACATTGCAATTAACATAacaaatcttcagaaatacgtTGCGATGCATTTCTATAACTCGATCCATCTCGCAGACTCCTCAACGGAAGCAAAATGCTGACACCAACCAAGGGCCAGCTGAGAACAAGTTGAAAGGCAGCAACCCGACGAATTCAAACTGCAAAACCAAAAACGAAACACAGGTGAATGTGATTACTTCCGCAACTGAGGGTCTTCAACCTTTCCATTCGGTGATTAGAAGCAGATCATCTCGTTTATCCAGAGAACTAGATATCGACCCCGAAACGTTATCAAATCCTGTTGTAACATCCTACACTTCACTATTGCTAGAAGACATCCAAAATTTCCATCAAAAGAAAGCCCCTCCAGTGGCCTTTTCTCTCCCTCCCTGTGTGACTAAAGCCTGCTCTATTCTTGAAGCAGTTGCTGATCTCAACTCCACCACCACTTCCAATTTCTCCAGTACATTCTCCGAGGATTGGCAAAGAAATCCTGTGACTGAGCAGTTCAGTAAATGCAATGAAACCAACAAGCCCATTTCAAGAGGGGCGAGCCCTCTCATGGAATCTGAGGTGGCAGTCAATAATGATTTGATGGATCCTACCTTTCATAAATATGTTACAGTAGGGAGAGGTGCAGTAGATGTCGATG from the Primulina eburnea isolate SZY01 chromosome 3, ASM2296580v1, whole genome shotgun sequence genome contains:
- the LOC140826364 gene encoding uncharacterized protein, whose translation is MEGTKRRGKGNMKKNVTKEKEDKGQGLIEHVFSWSIADIMNKDLYRNKVNRIPDTFLSADHYLKSFLYPLIEETRADLRSNFTTLSRAPACEVFGVKKQKYFKPPNNLFYELTCKSGPGLYEPGFGDLMALTDVKPKCVDDLNRPKRPYVIALVQGKNGDSFKINVLSSKSIFFEKGYEEKRDKVDRLFIVHLTNLTTNMRIWQALHADRHGGNMSMINSVLRVDPSSKGDCNLCSSNKIGRSHISDSMDSIDSMGLGDSQKAAVLNCITTTNCLHENTVKLIWGPPGTGKTKTISVLVVSLLRMKCRTLTCAPTNVAVLGVAKRLMSLLSGTLKYDTYGLGDVVLFGNKKRMNILDQDDLYDFFLDHRVFVLAHCFNPLTGWKGSLESMIGLLEDPQGQYKRYQAKEIDEDKDGSNTGVDQEEINETENEINHESWNGTPKRNFWKELITRGLKEKKKNSKEKKPPHSSGLPTGGEQDKRVATEENVLLTFEEFFTKIFNTLREQLVHCITGLYTHMPTSCLPFEVVNNMVIVLDMLQKIQRLPIHMDVTSDSKVMQCVAVMKILAATFSVPKFSDYDHIRNFCLQNACLVFCTASSSAKLQRKGMAPFQLVIIDEAAQLKECESSIPLQLPGLRHAILVGDEKQLPAMVQSKLCERAVFGRSLFERLVTLGQGKHLLNVQYRMDPSISLFPNMEFYNKQLIDGRNVLQRSFARSYLKAKMFGSYSFIDVTQGRENFDDKHSRRNMVEVSVLVEILSQLYKESIALKKKVRVGCISPYKAQVAAIEKRLGSSYSTNANDEFSVNVRSVDGFQGGEEDIIIISTVRCNGNGSVGFLSNCQRANVALTRAKFCLWILGNGATLSNSGSIWKKLVLDAKRRGCFYNACDNMSLALAINNALIELGQMNSLFDMNSVLFKTSKWKVQFSSEFKDSMKKFRRTGIHEEVISLVVKLSNGWRKKSKDDTFCNMDGASSQLMQLYGVKGKLQLIWTTDILQDDHSTETQVVKIWDVLPKTKIPKLSKKLDLVIGNYTLNRINRCLRKRVEGELTLPMTWTIDVDFGSSPANHDLAKKLSAINLGEH
- the LOC140828231 gene encoding uncharacterized protein isoform X2, with amino-acid sequence MAGVELLPKEYGCVVFVLVLYCFLNFWMASQVGRARKKYKVFYPTMYVTEAENKDATVFNCVQRGHQNSLEMMPMFFMLMILGGIRHPVICASLGVAYSVSRICYFKGYSTGDPQKCLSFGSR
- the LOC140828231 gene encoding uncharacterized protein isoform X1 is translated as MAGVELLPKEYGCVVFVLVLYCFLNFWMASQVGRARKKYKVFYPTMYVTEAENKDATVFNCVQRGHQNSLEMMPMFFMLMILGGIRHPVICASLGVAYSVSRICYFKGYSTGDPQKCLSFGKYGFLAVLGLMICAISCGVHLLTA
- the LOC140826366 gene encoding uncharacterized protein At1g65710-like, whose protein sequence is MGSCLSKKRVCVSSSSSSSIAHSNQPERFKSNTQLEKNKVEEETVKNEIFIIKHRQSRDRSLQSDAEGKRDAENGEESGEKCRSVSGNSGAGNGVEITSGGGGVRTSSCTKEELDAILIQCGRLSRSSSTGKAYLSESCGKKYSGSKRSFDFEAESGGVEGNGADVDGDERDGVSGPGSESRRHRHRSRQPSGRRRTPSRERERRVSKSPGRRSDSPAPTGGANSCPSISGSKPAKMVSVPATEKSGNGCAEPYLAMTVKRIQVKRNAGGDGAVPSRTASSPRTQSPARIKASNENQNVNLGQVQQPLPLSRSNSRKAEISPYRKNPLNEIDTNIVLQTPQRKQNADTNQGPAENKLKGSNPTNSNCKTKNETQVNVITSATEGLQPFHSVIRSRSSRLSRELDIDPETLSNPVVTSYTSLLLEDIQNFHQKKAPPVAFSLPPCVTKACSILEAVADLNSTTTSNFSSTFSEDWQRNPVTEQFSKCNETNKPISRGASPLMESEVAVNNDLMDPTFHKYVTVGRGAVDVDEFEGQESSGSNSITGRQNWISPTSLEPNSVDSTDRWESSRSVKRQREVRHAVSDLGRDSNDSGKRTSSKQREPDSQRSGIGRGRIGSRGAQKAAAAAT